One window from the genome of Thalassospira xiamenensis M-5 = DSM 17429 encodes:
- a CDS encoding sigma-54-dependent transcriptional regulator, whose amino-acid sequence MPEQARIIVVEDTLSLARVYQDYLRADGHKVEHVVTGRDAIQRLRNDPPDVLVLDLILPDMDGRDVLRAAHQAAPECKVVVITAHGSVNVAVEAMRDGAWDFLLKPFTADKLRITVSDALEGRSAISHAVQKSDGVDTVDEMYFDIIGASDTMHDIYRIIENAAPSRATVFITGESGTGKELAAEAIHRRSERVNEPFIPLNCGAIPKDLMESEIFGHVKGAFTGAVIDREGAAHRADGGTLFLDEICEMDLDLQTKLLRFIQTGTFQKVGGSSIESVDVRFVCATNRDPLEEVRAGRFREDLYYRLHVIPLHMPPLRDRDDDILQIANFYLQRFTREEGRDFQRFSPDVAALFARYAWPGNIRQLQNIIRNIVVLNNGTEVTMSMVPRPVNSGTDDERFGSESIEAPPPHPVVSNGLEDAGRFWEGDPDALAFLAGARNLRDGVEPKHMDMAPVMIGANGRFGMAPMPTGLPIDSSYAGIKPLWLVEKQAIEEAIVRCGGSIPRAADALGVSPSTIYRKKQAWEENGAK is encoded by the coding sequence ATGCCAGAACAGGCACGCATTATCGTTGTCGAAGACACGCTGTCGCTTGCGCGGGTGTATCAGGACTACTTGCGCGCGGATGGCCACAAGGTCGAGCATGTCGTCACTGGTCGTGATGCTATTCAAAGACTGCGAAATGATCCGCCTGACGTTCTGGTTCTTGATCTTATCCTGCCGGACATGGATGGGCGTGATGTTCTGCGCGCCGCCCATCAGGCCGCACCGGAATGCAAGGTGGTTGTGATTACCGCCCACGGTTCGGTCAATGTCGCGGTCGAGGCGATGCGAGACGGGGCGTGGGATTTTCTTCTGAAGCCTTTTACCGCCGACAAGCTTCGGATCACGGTCAGTGATGCCTTGGAAGGCCGGTCTGCGATCAGTCATGCGGTCCAAAAATCTGATGGCGTCGATACCGTCGACGAGATGTATTTTGACATCATCGGCGCGTCGGACACGATGCATGATATCTATCGTATCATTGAAAATGCGGCCCCCAGTCGGGCAACGGTTTTCATTACTGGTGAGTCAGGGACCGGTAAGGAACTTGCGGCAGAAGCCATTCACCGTCGGTCGGAGCGGGTTAACGAGCCGTTTATTCCGCTAAACTGTGGCGCGATCCCCAAAGACCTGATGGAAAGCGAGATTTTCGGTCACGTCAAAGGCGCGTTCACCGGTGCCGTAATCGACCGCGAAGGGGCCGCACATCGGGCCGATGGCGGGACCCTTTTTCTGGATGAAATATGCGAGATGGATCTGGATCTGCAGACCAAGCTTTTGCGGTTCATTCAGACTGGCACATTCCAGAAAGTCGGTGGCAGTTCGATTGAAAGCGTGGATGTAAGGTTTGTTTGTGCAACAAACCGTGATCCGCTTGAAGAAGTGCGTGCCGGGCGTTTCCGAGAAGATCTGTATTACCGTCTTCATGTAATTCCGCTTCACATGCCGCCCTTACGTGATCGCGATGACGATATCCTGCAGATCGCCAATTTCTATCTGCAACGCTTTACCCGAGAAGAAGGGCGCGATTTTCAACGCTTCAGCCCCGATGTTGCCGCCCTGTTTGCGCGCTATGCCTGGCCGGGCAACATTCGTCAGCTTCAGAACATCATCCGCAACATTGTCGTTCTGAATAATGGCACCGAAGTCACCATGTCGATGGTGCCCCGACCGGTTAACAGCGGCACGGACGACGAACGTTTTGGGTCGGAATCCATCGAAGCACCGCCCCCCCATCCGGTCGTCTCAAACGGGTTGGAGGATGCCGGTCGATTTTGGGAAGGGGACCCGGATGCGTTGGCCTTTTTGGCCGGGGCGCGCAACCTGCGCGACGGGGTGGAACCTAAGCATATGGATATGGCCCCTGTCATGATTGGCGCGAATGGCCGGTTTGGCATGGCACCGATGCCAACCGGTTTGCCGATAGACAGCAGCTATGCCGGGATCAAGCCGCTTTGGCTGGTGGAAAAGCAGGCGATTGAAGAAGCAATTGTGCGATGCGGTGGCTCGATCCCACGTGCAGCGGATGCCCTGGGCGTCAGTCCATCGACGATTTATCGCAAGAAACAGGCGTGGGAAGAAAACGGGGCGAAATAG
- a CDS encoding SpoIIE family protein phosphatase yields MPTTGEANPRPLVAVAEPLDQARAAKVLGGQHIFGDGAGANAELFFGRSPEDFEHRNRYQLCLIPSETGREWLGALVRLNCNYFVECYDALDLGDLGPLRTAKRGANWDLLVCMSTQSAYQLPMARKFVTALRHRGIIHDAIAPTVEMAVQEAFANSMLHGNLEINTAGHLSMDRFNELGEETARRLASPIHGGRAIMLTAKKRRNGNVEISIHDQGRGFVPPDETPLPKLPGAESTFGRGLPLIRSLCHDVTFDRGGRTIRLTFAPDASAALPLNTNFVAGLEAAERAAGEGDLRNPRDAMILIADDTMISREIIASYLRSDGFTNLVFAKDGEDALAQAQKHNPDLIILDIIMPKMDGYEVCKALRADPLFAETPIIAQTALEENEGRTRIFEDGATDLILKPLNKAEMIARTRIHLENRLLVKQLQAYQERTQSELEMARDMQEMLIPKAEQYRGTGLEYGMTISASFQMSSELGGDMWGLAPIDDDRLGVYIVDFAGHGLGAALNTFRLHSLIWSDDQHDDDPGVYLESLNRHLKGLLPVGQYATMLYGVINRTAETFRYASAACTSPVLGNIKTGETTFLDGSGVPLGVIRDARYETREIPFGIDNFLLLYSDALIETVLDDGAFLEGERLLKMVQDIISETGGMTDLASHLADQFMDRAPVKLHDDFTVVSLQPNALTRSGK; encoded by the coding sequence ATGCCGACAACCGGCGAGGCCAACCCGCGCCCCCTTGTTGCGGTTGCCGAACCGCTTGACCAAGCCCGCGCGGCAAAGGTTCTGGGGGGGCAGCATATTTTCGGTGATGGCGCAGGCGCGAATGCGGAACTTTTCTTTGGCCGAAGCCCCGAAGATTTTGAACACCGCAACCGATATCAATTATGCCTGATACCGTCCGAAACCGGTCGGGAATGGCTTGGCGCGCTGGTGCGCCTCAACTGCAATTATTTTGTCGAATGCTATGATGCGCTTGATCTGGGTGATCTTGGACCGTTGCGAACCGCCAAACGGGGCGCGAATTGGGACCTTCTGGTCTGCATGTCGACGCAAAGTGCCTATCAACTGCCAATGGCACGAAAATTCGTCACCGCCCTTCGCCACCGCGGCATCATTCACGATGCCATCGCGCCGACGGTCGAAATGGCCGTTCAGGAAGCCTTTGCAAATTCGATGCTTCACGGCAATCTGGAAATAAATACGGCCGGCCATCTGTCGATGGACCGCTTCAACGAATTGGGCGAGGAAACGGCGCGCCGCCTGGCATCCCCGATCCATGGTGGCCGCGCGATCATGCTGACGGCGAAAAAACGGCGCAATGGCAATGTCGAAATTTCGATCCATGATCAGGGCAGAGGCTTTGTCCCGCCCGATGAGACACCGCTTCCCAAATTACCCGGCGCTGAATCCACCTTTGGCCGTGGCCTGCCATTGATCCGAAGCCTTTGCCACGATGTCACCTTTGATCGTGGCGGGCGGACAATCCGGCTGACTTTTGCCCCCGATGCATCGGCAGCCCTGCCGCTTAATACCAATTTCGTCGCGGGTCTTGAGGCCGCCGAACGGGCCGCCGGGGAAGGAGACCTTCGCAACCCGCGTGATGCGATGATACTGATTGCCGATGACACCATGATATCGCGTGAAATCATCGCGTCGTATTTGCGTTCGGACGGGTTTACCAATCTGGTTTTCGCCAAGGACGGCGAAGATGCACTGGCACAGGCGCAAAAGCATAATCCCGACCTGATCATCCTAGATATCATCATGCCCAAAATGGATGGTTACGAGGTATGCAAGGCCCTGCGTGCCGACCCGCTATTTGCCGAAACCCCGATCATTGCCCAGACCGCGCTTGAAGAAAACGAAGGGCGCACGCGGATTTTCGAGGACGGAGCGACCGACCTTATTTTAAAGCCGCTAAACAAGGCGGAAATGATCGCGCGTACGCGTATCCATCTTGAAAATCGTCTACTGGTCAAACAGTTGCAGGCCTATCAGGAACGTACGCAGTCCGAACTGGAAATGGCGCGTGACATGCAGGAAATGCTGATCCCCAAGGCGGAACAATATCGGGGGACCGGCCTTGAATATGGCATGACCATCAGTGCCAGCTTCCAGATGTCATCTGAACTTGGCGGTGACATGTGGGGACTGGCCCCGATTGATGACGACCGGCTGGGTGTTTACATCGTTGACTTTGCCGGTCACGGACTTGGTGCCGCACTCAATACATTCCGTCTTCATTCCCTGATCTGGTCGGATGACCAGCATGATGATGATCCGGGTGTCTATCTGGAATCTCTTAACCGCCACCTCAAAGGTCTGCTCCCGGTCGGCCAATACGCCACGATGCTATATGGTGTTATCAATCGAACCGCCGAAACATTCCGCTACGCCAGTGCGGCCTGCACCTCGCCAGTTCTGGGCAACATCAAAACCGGTGAAACCACGTTTCTTGATGGCTCAGGTGTGCCGCTTGGCGTTATCCGCGATGCCCGATATGAAACCCGCGAAATACCCTTCGGGATCGATAATTTCCTGCTGCTTTACAGCGATGCGTTGATCGAAACCGTGCTTGATGATGGGGCTTTTCTTGAAGGTGAACGGCTTTTGAAAATGGTTCAGGACATAATTTCCGAAACAGGCGGCATGACCGACCTGGCATCCCACCTTGCCGATCAATTCATGGATCGCGCACCGGTCAAGCTGCATGACGACTTCACCGTCGTATCATTACAGCCCAATGCCCTTACCCGGTCAGGAAAATAA
- a CDS encoding phytanoyl-CoA dioxygenase family protein, with the protein MMTVFQACQRESWLSINPQLTISAAGAGICDVPSVGYDNGRFDGSAHSDRFWQDGYFLIDDLLPVESLAQLRTGIETLVVNGLPPAMIYLYDEAWQVFMRLRPLLTHFLGDRVKLLPHFWAWHVDPGQGGRGWPPHRDYQGESVIGDDMLISLSLWVPLGVASPDNGCMYVLPRSFEKCYPCPVAKPEDVVLQDVRALPARPGTVMGWRQDLYHWGGRASTFATEPRISLSLEFQNAAFDPLADRLLDLDQPPAFRERLELIVQQFAKYRHMQSMDDDILRWANSIHAELSGWA; encoded by the coding sequence ATGATGACTGTGTTTCAGGCCTGCCAACGTGAAAGTTGGCTTTCGATCAACCCGCAACTGACAATTTCCGCCGCCGGTGCGGGGATCTGTGATGTGCCGTCGGTCGGTTATGACAATGGCAGATTTGACGGTTCTGCGCATTCCGACCGGTTCTGGCAGGATGGATATTTCCTGATTGATGATCTGTTGCCTGTTGAAAGTCTGGCGCAATTGCGCACCGGGATTGAAACATTGGTGGTCAACGGTTTGCCGCCAGCGATGATCTATCTGTATGACGAGGCATGGCAGGTTTTCATGCGACTTCGCCCGTTGCTGACCCATTTTCTGGGGGATCGGGTAAAGCTGCTTCCGCATTTCTGGGCATGGCATGTCGATCCGGGGCAGGGCGGGCGCGGGTGGCCGCCGCATCGCGATTATCAGGGTGAAAGTGTTATTGGCGATGACATGCTGATCAGCCTGTCACTTTGGGTGCCACTGGGCGTTGCAAGCCCCGACAACGGCTGTATGTACGTATTGCCGCGTTCATTTGAAAAGTGTTATCCTTGCCCTGTTGCTAAACCGGAAGATGTTGTTTTGCAAGATGTTCGGGCACTACCCGCGAGACCGGGGACCGTGATGGGCTGGCGGCAGGACTTGTATCATTGGGGTGGGCGCGCCAGTACCTTTGCCACCGAACCAAGGATCAGTCTGTCGCTTGAATTTCAGAATGCAGCATTTGATCCCCTGGCGGATCGTCTGCTTGATCTGGACCAGCCACCGGCGTTTCGTGAACGGCTTGAACTGATCGTGCAGCAATTTGCGAAATACCGGCATATGCAATCGATGGACGACGATATCCTGCGATGGGCAAACAGCATTCACGCCGAACTGTCAGGTTGGGCATGA
- a CDS encoding STAS domain-containing protein has product MNYTTEKSGDTIKVELNGRFTFGDHSSFRKLIEEIRSQEAETQILDLSGVEFIDSAGLGMLLLARDEGEKSRATVILKGAQGQVKRMLEVARFDTLFKLED; this is encoded by the coding sequence TTGAATTACACCACCGAAAAATCCGGCGACACGATCAAGGTCGAACTGAATGGCCGATTTACATTTGGGGACCATTCCAGTTTTCGCAAACTGATCGAAGAAATCCGCAGTCAGGAAGCCGAAACACAAATCCTTGACCTTTCCGGGGTCGAGTTCATCGACTCAGCCGGGCTCGGCATGCTGCTGCTCGCCCGTGACGAAGGTGAGAAGTCGCGTGCAACGGTCATTCTCAAAGGCGCGCAGGGACAGGTAAAACGCATGCTCGAAGTTGCCCGCTTCGATACCCTGTTCAAGCTGGAAGACTGA
- a CDS encoding M24 family metallopeptidase produces MALHFERAELSARRTKTVARLEAAGLDGLLMFRQESMFYLTGYDTFGYVFFQCLYLGADGRIALITRAPDLRQAQHTSDIEDIRIWVDGPDVNPALQLRDMLAEFGCGGKKLGVEYDAYGLTAANGKKLDAALDGFCTLTDASRLVSELRVVKSPAELDYIRTAASLADDAWDAALETVHTGAFEGDILAAMQGAIFKGGGDYPGNEFIIGAGRDALLCRYFTGRKHLADTDQITLEWAGAYRHYHAAMMRTIPIGKATSRHVEMHKVATDAMVACRDALKPGEPIGKVFDAYARVCDAGGMKAHRLNACGYSMGTTFAPNWMDWPMFYHGNPVIAEPGMVYFLHMILMDSESGIAMCPGHSVIVTKTGNEAISRHQLDLVTR; encoded by the coding sequence ATGGCATTGCATTTTGAACGCGCCGAACTGTCGGCCCGCCGCACAAAAACGGTTGCACGTCTTGAAGCCGCCGGTCTTGATGGCCTGCTGATGTTCCGCCAGGAAAGCATGTTCTATCTGACGGGGTATGACACGTTCGGTTATGTGTTTTTCCAGTGCCTGTATCTGGGGGCTGACGGCCGCATTGCCCTTATTACCCGCGCACCGGATTTGCGTCAGGCACAACATACATCCGACATCGAAGATATCCGTATCTGGGTCGATGGCCCGGATGTGAACCCTGCATTGCAACTGCGCGACATGCTGGCGGAGTTTGGCTGTGGCGGCAAAAAACTTGGCGTTGAATACGATGCCTATGGGTTGACCGCCGCCAATGGTAAAAAGCTTGATGCAGCACTTGACGGTTTCTGCACGCTTACCGACGCATCCCGTCTGGTATCGGAACTGCGCGTTGTCAAAAGCCCGGCGGAACTCGATTATATCCGCACCGCCGCCAGTCTTGCCGATGACGCATGGGATGCCGCCCTTGAAACCGTCCATACAGGTGCGTTTGAAGGCGACATACTGGCCGCCATGCAGGGCGCTATTTTCAAAGGGGGCGGGGATTATCCCGGCAATGAATTCATTATCGGTGCCGGACGCGATGCACTGCTTTGCCGTTACTTCACCGGGCGCAAACATCTGGCTGACACGGATCAGATCACGCTGGAATGGGCGGGAGCCTATCGGCATTATCATGCTGCGATGATGCGCACCATCCCAATCGGCAAGGCAACATCGCGCCACGTTGAAATGCACAAGGTCGCAACGGATGCCATGGTCGCCTGCCGCGATGCGCTTAAACCCGGCGAACCAATCGGCAAGGTATTCGATGCCTATGCCAGGGTTTGCGATGCAGGCGGCATGAAAGCCCACCGTCTAAACGCGTGCGGTTATTCAATGGGAACGACCTTTGCCCCGAACTGGATGGACTGGCCGATGTTTTATCATGGCAATCCGGTGATCGCCGAACCGGGCATGGTTTACTTCCTGCATATGATCCTGATGGACAGCGAAAGCGGCATCGCCATGTGCCCCGGCCATTCGGTGATTGTTACCAAAACAGGCAACGAAGCCATATCACGTCATCAACTCGACCTGGTCACGCGCTGA
- a CDS encoding ATP-binding protein has translation MPKMLSLPGVAFLAFCAIAPVFLLFSSLDDDLVSGITVSVLVVVEFIALLSMCIGWILFDITKRKQIFYLAAAMGVLLISDLLGIPNLLAARSVLGQEQALGSFTGLLVLVLRLGSFWLVVMSWHVANRHESRQGTDQVWAMVPGLIIAGVAVQAFLVWFMPGVSSDVSGALQNISTLILFPTTIMIFAGAAGYLVRCHYRFCLSESLICFTLLIGCFNHLAFFVFGPEHADIVARFIIPSRLISYSFALAFMLLELRSHYRQSFQASSAKSEFLATMSHEIRTPLNGILGMAQLLRQSQLDDAQKERVSAILSSGRALMALLNDILDMSKIEAGRVELEKRPFHPSDITYDLFRAIADMAREKNLSLHCDDAPLATRVFTGDEVRFRQILWNLLSNAVKFTRKGSVRLEVTREENVPERVRDLIADEEVYHFAVIDTGIGIPRDRQEQIFSPFSQADNSTMRQYGGTGLGLSIARSLTELMGGFMKVDSTEGKGTRFDVWLPFEARRSERHEHGGGQIAESRGDSVLSGSRILVAEDNEINANVIRGLLLRYGLVVDIVPNGRQAVHAFQQNDYDAILMDAHMPVLDGEGATRHIRELERVTRGGRVPIICVTAEAFSDRHRDFLAAGMDEVMTKPVEERRLYGVLLRFLRNRGGGYSVTSGLQVKDADMEVNLPDALPVDSPTRTVNRDNATADAKPVPEPAKANISAKETKMNLIDKTRFEEMSRALGADQMASLIDLLPASYQEEREKIIAAIADGDRESLRRAAHTIKGMAANLAAEKLAVDARQLELYEGDFDGAIHDRIAKLDRLAEDTADAMRKALQD, from the coding sequence ATGCCAAAAATGCTGAGCCTTCCCGGTGTCGCATTTCTTGCCTTCTGTGCCATCGCCCCTGTGTTTCTGCTTTTCTCGTCGCTTGATGACGATCTGGTGTCGGGCATTACCGTCTCGGTTCTGGTGGTCGTGGAATTCATCGCGCTGCTGTCAATGTGCATTGGCTGGATCCTGTTCGACATCACCAAGCGCAAGCAGATTTTCTATTTGGCGGCCGCGATGGGGGTGCTGCTGATCAGCGACCTTTTGGGTATTCCCAACCTTCTTGCGGCCCGCAGCGTGTTGGGGCAGGAACAGGCACTTGGTTCCTTTACCGGCCTTCTGGTTCTTGTGTTACGACTGGGCTCTTTCTGGCTGGTTGTCATGAGCTGGCATGTCGCAAACCGTCATGAAAGCCGTCAGGGTACTGATCAGGTGTGGGCAATGGTGCCCGGGCTGATCATTGCCGGTGTCGCGGTTCAGGCATTTCTGGTCTGGTTCATGCCCGGTGTTTCAAGCGATGTCAGCGGGGCATTGCAAAATATCAGCACGCTTATCCTGTTTCCGACAACAATCATGATTTTTGCCGGGGCGGCGGGGTATCTGGTGCGGTGCCATTACCGGTTTTGCCTTTCCGAAAGCCTGATCTGTTTCACGCTGCTGATTGGCTGCTTCAATCATCTGGCATTTTTCGTATTCGGTCCGGAACACGCCGATATTGTCGCGCGCTTCATCATTCCATCGCGCCTGATCAGTTACAGTTTTGCCCTGGCTTTCATGTTGCTGGAATTGCGCAGCCATTATCGACAGTCATTTCAGGCAAGTTCGGCCAAAAGCGAATTTCTGGCGACCATGAGCCACGAAATCAGAACACCGTTAAATGGCATTCTGGGCATGGCGCAATTGTTGCGGCAAAGTCAGCTTGACGATGCGCAAAAGGAACGGGTCAGTGCGATCTTGTCATCCGGGCGGGCGCTGATGGCGCTTTTGAACGATATCCTTGATATGAGCAAGATCGAGGCCGGTCGGGTCGAGTTGGAAAAACGCCCCTTTCACCCATCCGATATTACCTATGATCTGTTTCGTGCCATTGCCGACATGGCACGCGAAAAGAACCTTTCCCTGCATTGTGATGATGCACCGTTGGCAACAAGGGTGTTTACCGGTGATGAAGTCCGGTTTCGCCAGATACTGTGGAACCTGTTGTCAAATGCAGTGAAATTCACCCGGAAGGGATCGGTAAGGTTGGAAGTCACCCGGGAGGAAAATGTACCGGAACGGGTGCGCGACCTGATTGCGGATGAGGAAGTTTACCATTTTGCCGTTATCGATACCGGCATCGGAATTCCGCGGGATCGTCAGGAACAGATATTTTCCCCCTTTAGCCAGGCCGACAATTCCACCATGCGGCAATATGGTGGAACGGGGCTTGGTCTTTCGATTGCACGCAGTCTGACGGAATTGATGGGCGGCTTCATGAAGGTCGATAGTACCGAGGGCAAGGGAACGCGATTTGATGTGTGGCTGCCGTTTGAAGCCCGCCGATCGGAACGGCATGAGCATGGGGGCGGCCAGATTGCCGAGAGCAGAGGCGACAGTGTTCTTTCGGGTAGTCGCATTCTTGTTGCCGAGGATAACGAGATTAATGCCAACGTGATCCGCGGGCTGTTGCTGCGTTATGGATTGGTTGTCGATATCGTCCCCAATGGTCGCCAGGCCGTGCATGCCTTCCAGCAGAATGACTATGATGCGATCCTGATGGATGCCCATATGCCGGTTCTGGATGGTGAGGGGGCGACCCGCCATATCCGTGAACTGGAACGTGTCACCAGAGGTGGACGTGTTCCTATCATTTGTGTAACGGCCGAAGCATTCAGTGATCGCCATCGTGATTTTCTGGCGGCGGGCATGGACGAGGTTATGACTAAGCCTGTCGAAGAACGCAGGCTTTACGGTGTTCTGTTACGCTTCCTGAGAAACCGTGGCGGCGGGTATTCTGTAACATCCGGTTTGCAGGTTAAAGATGCCGATATGGAAGTGAACCTGCCCGACGCCTTGCCCGTAGATAGTCCGACGCGAACGGTTAACAGGGATAACGCAACGGCAGACGCAAAACCCGTACCCGAGCCGGCTAAAGCAAACATATCTGCCAAAGAGACAAAAATGAATCTGATCGACAAAACACGTTTCGAGGAAATGAGTCGTGCCTTGGGTGCCGATCAGATGGCCAGCCTGATTGACCTGCTGCCGGCATCCTATCAGGAAGAACGCGAAAAGATCATCGCAGCAATTGCCGATGGTGACCGCGAAAGCCTTCGCCGTGCGGCACACACGATCAAGGGAATGGCGGCAAACCTTGCGGCAGAAAAGCTGGCGGTCGATGCCCGCCAGTTGGAACTTTATGAAGGCGACTTTGATGGGGCGATCCATGACCGGATTGCCAAACTGGATCGTCTTGCCGAAGACACGGCAGATGCCATGCGCAAGGCATTGCAGGACTGA
- the cobD gene encoding threonine-phosphate decarboxylase CobD: protein MQGLADDTKSPAAAQVRLAPDPVTRYADSILFHRSVSPFRAKGTFMILQSPSHGGAIDAAAEKYGIAAPDWLDLSTGINATAWPIAAIDAIHWQRLPLASELDALKQAAADYYGISHPNQIACAPGTQALIQTIPFWFADQGRTATVHIIGPTYAEHALGWKRAGFRTETVTTTPENRVSNMADILQSPGGRDDIVILVNPNNPDGGLIDQTTLTELAEMATEHGKWLLIDEAFMDCSPEYSICRQCHKFEHMIVLRSFGKFFGLAGLRLGCAVMPPELAADLTDRIGPWAIAGPALTIARAAFEDRVWQTDMRQQLSIDANRLDNLIASLTDLERIGGTILFRLYHGKNAAKLAHHLGTQGILVRLFDDHADRVRFGLPGTEKDWIRLEKALAGL from the coding sequence ATGCAGGGTCTGGCGGACGATACGAAGTCACCTGCTGCCGCGCAAGTCCGACTTGCGCCCGATCCTGTCACGCGTTACGCAGATAGCATTCTGTTTCACCGCTCTGTATCCCCATTTCGGGCCAAAGGCACATTCATGATCCTGCAATCCCCATCCCATGGTGGCGCTATCGATGCGGCGGCCGAAAAATACGGCATTGCCGCACCGGACTGGCTTGATCTGTCGACGGGGATCAATGCAACCGCCTGGCCAATCGCAGCGATTGATGCCATCCATTGGCAACGATTGCCGCTGGCAAGTGAACTGGACGCCCTGAAACAGGCCGCAGCGGACTATTACGGCATTTCACATCCCAACCAGATTGCCTGTGCGCCGGGAACGCAGGCATTGATCCAGACCATTCCCTTCTGGTTTGCCGATCAGGGCAGAACCGCAACCGTTCACATTATCGGCCCGACATATGCCGAACATGCACTGGGCTGGAAACGTGCGGGGTTCAGAACGGAAACCGTCACAACAACACCGGAAAACCGGGTATCGAACATGGCCGATATCCTGCAATCCCCTGGTGGCCGCGATGACATTGTCATTCTGGTTAATCCGAACAATCCCGATGGCGGCCTGATAGACCAGACCACCCTGACAGAACTTGCCGAAATGGCAACAGAACATGGCAAATGGCTTCTGATTGACGAGGCCTTTATGGATTGCAGCCCGGAATACAGCATTTGCAGACAATGCCATAAATTCGAACACATGATTGTCCTGCGTTCATTTGGCAAGTTTTTCGGCCTTGCAGGATTACGTCTTGGATGTGCCGTCATGCCCCCGGAACTGGCCGCTGATCTAACCGACCGGATCGGTCCATGGGCTATCGCGGGTCCGGCACTAACCATCGCGCGGGCGGCATTTGAAGATCGGGTATGGCAAACCGATATGCGCCAACAGTTGTCGATTGATGCAAACCGCCTTGATAATCTGATTGCCAGCCTGACCGATCTGGAACGGATCGGCGGCACCATACTGTTTCGGCTATATCACGGCAAGAATGCCGCAAAGCTTGCGCACCATCTGGGCACGCAGGGCATTCTGGTCCGGTTGTTTGATGATCATGCTGACCGTGTCCGGTTTGGTCTGCCGGGCACGGAAAAGGACTGGATCAGGCTGGAAAAGGCGCTGGCGGGCCTTTAA
- a CDS encoding glycerophosphodiester phosphodiesterase, with the protein MKPVQLVYHRGDSLNAPENTFASAESAIVAGADYIEFDVCQSADEVLYVMHDATVDRTTDGTGAIAEMTSAEIDRLDAGSWFNPAFAGEPVPRLEDFLRRLKGRVKIYCEIKQADAGRVVEMLDGFAFVNDVFVSSFSADIRDDLRRIAPDIRRNVQLHIAGSLEQAIHHEQAHIFEFLEGNVTRDAINEAKARGLETMIFIDTPNAELFAKLVEWQIDYVNLDYAALFRAVQQEVMLRLDGAAQTI; encoded by the coding sequence GTGAAGCCAGTACAACTTGTTTATCACCGTGGCGACAGCCTTAATGCGCCGGAAAATACCTTTGCCAGCGCCGAAAGTGCGATTGTGGCGGGGGCGGACTATATCGAATTCGATGTGTGTCAGTCCGCCGACGAAGTTCTGTATGTCATGCATGACGCAACCGTGGATCGGACAACCGATGGCACCGGTGCCATTGCGGAAATGACCAGCGCGGAAATTGACCGGCTGGATGCCGGGTCTTGGTTCAATCCGGCATTCGCAGGCGAGCCGGTGCCGCGGCTTGAAGACTTTCTGCGCCGTCTAAAGGGGCGGGTGAAAATATATTGCGAGATCAAGCAGGCAGATGCGGGCAGGGTTGTCGAAATGCTTGATGGTTTTGCCTTCGTAAACGATGTTTTTGTCAGTTCTTTTTCTGCCGACATTCGTGACGACCTGCGCCGGATTGCACCGGATATCCGGCGCAATGTGCAGCTTCATATTGCCGGTTCGCTAGAACAGGCGATCCATCATGAACAGGCACATATTTTCGAATTTCTTGAGGGAAATGTGACACGCGACGCAATAAATGAAGCAAAGGCGCGTGGTCTTGAGACGATGATTTTCATTGATACACCCAATGCGGAACTTTTTGCCAAACTTGTCGAATGGCAGATTGACTATGTCAATCTGGATTATGCGGCGCTTTTCCGCGCGGTTCAGCAGGAAGTCATGTTGCGTTTGGATGGTGCCGCCCAGACGATCTGA